The Bdellovibrionota bacterium DNA segment ACCGTATGCTGAGGCTTGGGATGATTCTCGAAAAGAACGGCAAAATTTCAAGATCCAAGCAATACATTGTTAATTACACTGAAGGTGTGACTTCAGGAGCGCACAAAGAATTTCAAAGACAATTGCTTTCAAAAGCTTTGTCTGCCATTGATAATTGCCCGCAGGACAAAAAAGACATTACATCCATGACAATGCCTGCAAATTCAAAAAAAATTAAAGAAGTAAAAGAAAAAATAAGAAAATTCAGGAGAGAAATCTGCGATTATTTGGAAGATGGAAATCATGATTCTGTCTATCAGATGTGCGTGCAGCTTTTTCCCTTAACAGACGAAATTTAATTAAAAAAGAGGTAAATATGAAAAAATTAATTTTAATTGTAGTGAGTATGTTTGCAATCCATGCCCAAGCGAACCTTGGCGCTGATGGCGGCGGCGGTGGCGGAGTTTTTTGTCTGACCAAAGATAAATGTGTTACATTGGCAGAAGCGGGTTTAAGAATAAAACAAGATGTGGCTCCAAAGTCAGTGGCAGCTCCCCCTGCTAATTTTGAATTTGTAATCACTCAAGATGTTCTTAATGAGGTCGATGCTATTCTTAAAACAATAAATAAAAATTCAAAGTATAGATTCAAGGTAGGCCTTGCAAATCTAGATTTAGACACAGGCTTAGATTCTGAAATGAATAAACGATATAAGGTTGTAGAAGCTTATGATGGTGTTAAATATAAAAGAATTATTTCTGATTATAATAAAATCTTAAAAGAAGAAGGCTACGATCAATCATTTTCAATCGGGGCAGTTTCAGATAGAGATACTACTTATTTATTGCCGGATTATTTTAAGCTCAATTCTAGATCTAAAGCGTTATTGCTCATTCATGAAAATTTAGTTAGAGCTGTATTGAGTAGTACGCTTGAATATGCTATGGAGCCTGTTCAATTGAGGATATATGCTACTCGATTTGCATTAAAGCTTGATGGATATTTGTTGGATCTATTGAATGACAAAAATAAAAATAGCTATGCCCTAGCTCTATTAAAAGACACATTATTCGATGGACGTAGAACTCATCCAATTCACTTTTACTATATTGACAAATATGAAGCAGGAGTAAAAATAAAATTCGATGATAAACTGATGGAATATGTTTCTTCAAGTTATCGATCAGTCCACTTAGGAAATGAACAGGTCGCAAGAGTTGTCTATAATGCGGATCACGGTTTTTGGAATCATTTGGTTTTTGGTCAGGCTAAAGAAATTATGTTTGCACCAGCAGAAAATGCTAATATTAATTGGGGTCTACCTGAAGAAATAGATACGATCTCATACTGTGCAGATACTGCTGACGGCTGGTACTTTGTTGGATTTATAATGTTACAATGTAAATCCAATTTGCCATCCAAGACTTCACTCCTGCACATAAGTGTCGTTGAATAAGGTACGCCGTACCTTTTTGATACGCACAGCAACGCCGCCATGGTGTTGCTGTGTTTAATTTTTTGTTTTTTTCAGATTTTATTAATATTTCAAGATTGCAGAGCCCCAAGTGAAACCGGCACCGAAAGCTACCAGAGCTACGGTGTCGCCTCTTTTGATCTTACCTTGTTCGATGGCTTCATTCATGGTGAGGGGAATTGTTGCAGCCGTTGTATTTCCGTAACGGTCCAGAGTGTGATGAGTCTTTTCCCAAGGAATTTTTAGTTGCTCCAACACCATCGCATTGATTCTCATGTTGGCTTGATGAGCGATAACAAAATCAACGTCTTCAGTCTTCAAATTATTTTTATGCAACAGCTCAGTCATACTTTGAGTCATGCGTTCGATCGCATTTTTAAATACAACTTTACCTTCCATGTGTGGGTAAAATTCTTTGCCCGAAAAGTCCGTGATTTCTTTTAGGTCTATATTCGAAGCAGGTTCTTTGATACAAAGTATGCCGGCACCCGCTCCCTGAGAAGCAATGTGAATATCGATAACGCCAGTATTTTCTTTTGTCGCTTCGACGATACAAGCCCCAGCGCCATCACCGAAAAGCACTCCAACATCTCTTCCAGTTGGAGATTTGTCTAAGCGATTGGAATGAATCTCACTTCCGACAATCAAAACACGCTTGTACATTCCAGATTTGATCCAAGCATTGGCAATACTTAAGCTATATAAAAATGCCGAGCATTGATTTCTAATATCTAGTGCCGGAATATTATTCTTAAATCCTAATGACTGTTGCAGAAGACAACCGGTGCCGGGAAAAACATAATCTGATAAGAGAGCCCCAAAAATAATCGCGTCAATATCATCGGCTTTGAGATTGGCTTTTTTGAGAGCTTCTTCGCAAGCCTTTGTCGCCATAGATAAAGTTGTATCGACACCTTTTTCTACCCAACGACGTTCTTTGATTCCAGAGCGTTGTTGAATCCATTCGTCGGATGTTTCCATCATTTTTTCGAGATCTTTATTGGTAACAACTTTTGGTGGAACGTAGTGGCCGAAGGAAACGATACGAGTGTTCATATTACCTCTAAAGTCTAATTAAACTGCGAAAGATGATCCACATCCGCATGATTTTTTTGCATTTGGATTTGAGAATGAAAAACCTTTGCCGTTCAATCCACCTTCATAATCTAAAGTTGTACCTAAAAGATAAAGATAACTTTTAGAATCTATAACAACTTTAACTCCGTGCTCTTCAAACACTTTGTCGCCAGCTTGAATTTCTTTATCGAACTTCAATTTGTATGAAAGACCTGAGCATCCGCCGCCAATAATCTGAACTCGCAGAGTTGCTTCGGGGCTTGTTTCTTGGGACTTTAAGTGGCTTATTTGCTTTGCAGCTGTTTCGCTAATATGAATCATGATTTCAATATAGCAAAAGGAGGGGTGTTAGGGAAGTAACAGTTGTGTATTTTTTATGGGTTTTTTAGGTTTATCGAGGTTTTTTTACAGTTTTTCTCTGAGAATTCAATACTCTGTGGTAAATTGGCGACTCAGTTCAAATAAGTTCGTTCTTAGTAGGAAAATATGAAATCGATTTGCGCTTTTACGATTCTAACACTGGTAAGCATTTCAAGTTTTGCCTGCCCGGATATCCGTGGAATTTGGGTTTGTGGTCAGGATTCTTTTCCACAAAAAATTGATTTGGTTCAAAGTAACGGAGTCTATAATCTTGAATTAAGAGACAGCGTTGAGGAAGATGCTCCTGTGTCAGTCTCTTTAATCTTAGACAATAAAGATCATAAAATAGGTCATGGTAAATACAAAGCTTTTTGCCATGAGAACGAAGTTGTTGTTGAAGGTTCCGAGTATATGGATGAATTAAAAACTGAATCTATAGATGTAAAATTCCGTTATGTTCTTATGCAGCCAAATATTCTTCTTATGCATCTTTTAGAATCTAACGAACCTGTCTTTTTAAATTCAAAATCAGAACCAACGACTTGTAAAAGAGTTACCCTTTAAACTAAAAATATATAACAGAGAGGAAATTTATGAAAACAATTTATTCTTTTATCGCAATATCACTAATCAGTATTTCAAGTATGGCTTGCCCCAATTTCACAGGAGAATGGAATTGTAAATCTTCTCAAGGTGAAACTGTAAAAATGAATTTAAACTCAATTAATAGAGACGATTACAATATGTTAATGGTTGTGAGTGATGTTGGTACAAAAGTTCAAACAACTGAAGCTTTAACGCTAAATGTGGGTAAACAACAAAGTAAGGACTACTCGTATAGAGCCAATTGTAAAAGAGATTCTATAGTTATAGATTTTGAAACTGCTCTCGGTCCTGTAACTGTGGTTTACACTTCTTTGGGAAATAATGAAATGCTTATGAGCAGTTCAAATAAGAAAGTGTCTAATGATAAGGTTATGACTTGTAGTAAGTTCTATCTTTTAGATTAGTAGAAACTTCTCTGATTTTCCTAACTGTATATTGGGCCTCTTCTGCAGTGGTAGAACGCCCAATTCCGATTCGAATAGTAGACATGCATCTTTCATCAGACAATCCCAAAGCTTTCAATACATGACTTGGTTCTGTTGATCCTGTCGTACAGGCAGATCCAGTAGACAGAGCAAGAGTCTTTAAATCCATCAGTAATTGCGAATTTGAAATGCCTTCGAGGGTAAGGCTAATGTTATTTGGTAAGCGATTCACAGGGTGACCATTCAATTGTGCAAAGGGAATCTTTAAGAGTTCTAAAATCATTTCGTCTCTGATTTTTTGAATTTTTTCATTATTTATTTTCAATTCTTGGGTTGCAATTTCCGCAGCTTTTCCCAGTCCTACAATTGCAGGAACATTGAGTGTACCAGGGCGTAATCCTTTTTCTTGTCCACCGCCAAATGTGATCGGGGAGAGTCGGACACGTTTTGGCATTTGTCTTACAAACAAAGATCCAACTCCTTTGGGTCCATAAATTTTATGGCCTGATATACTCATAAGATCAATATTCATTTTCTGCACGTCAATAGCAACTTGGCCAAACGCCTGAGCTGCATCTGTGTGGAATGTGATTCCTTGGCCAGTTAAAAATGTTCCGATTTCTTGGATGGGATTCAGGGTTCCTATTTCATTATTTCCAAAGATAATGCTGACTAAAGCTGTATGAGGTTTAAGTTCGGCTTTAATTTGATCGAGAGAAATTTTTCCGTAAAGATCGCATTTTAAATATGTGACCTCGATATTCTTATTGTATTTTTCGGCGTGTTTTAAAACGTCGATAACGGCCTTGTGTTCTGTCGTCGTGGAGATGATATGAATGGGCTCACCCCCAAAATCATTCTCTCGGAGGCAGCTAATAACGCCATTAATAGCTAGATTGTTGGACTCTGTCGCACCACTTGTGAAAAAGATTTCTTTAGGTAAGCAGTTGATGGCTGTGGCGATCTGTTTTCTGGCTGTCTCTACACCCAAGTCTCCATCCCAACCGTAGCTATGAGTTTTCGAGGATGCATTTCCAAATTTTTCCAAAAAATAAGGTTTCATAGCTTCGAAAACTCGCTCCTCCATGGGCGTAGTCGAATTGTAATCGAGATAAATTGGTTTTCGAGCAGCAGGTTTAGGTATCATCTACAAACAAGCCTAGCACAATTTGACTTTAAATCAATCTCACAATAGATTGCGCCTCATAGCTAATTATGACCTCGCTAATTCGATCTCTAAAGATCTAAAGGGAAGCATTTAAGTGGAAAAGAAATACGGAACAATTGCAATCGAAAACAATACGCTAGAGTCTTTTGATAATAGAACAATGGATCGTCGTTACAAGATAGAATTCACTTGTCCAGAGTTCACATGTTTATGCCCACGCAGTGGTTTTCCTGATTTTGCGACAATTTATATCAGCTATGTTCCAGATAAAAAATGTGTAGAATTAAAATCTTTAAAACTCTATATCAATAGCTTTAGAAATGAGAACGTTTTTCACGAAGACGTTACAAACAACATCATGAGTGACATGGTGAAGCTTTTAGATCCTTGGGAAATCAAAGTGGTTGGGGACTTTACCGTGCGTGGAAATATCCACACTGTAGTTACGGCGTATCACTCTAAAGAAGAAAACCGAGACAAGAAAATCCTCAGTTACTAAACTGTAAGTTTTTACTGTAAAAAGAAATCTTCTCGATCAACTGAGTTTTGTTCATCGGCTTTGTGATATAGTCATTGAAACCATTCTTTACAGCTCTTTCTTTTTCTTCCTTCATGGCATGAGCAGACATTGCAATGATTGGCTTTTTAAATCCACTCTCTCGAAGTTTTTGAGTGGCTTCAAAGCCATCGAGTTCAGGCATAGAGATATCCATAAGTACCAAATCAAAATTTCCATGAAGTGCTTTCTCAAGACCTTCCTTGCCGTTGTTCGCGATTTCTATATTTGCTTCTGCATATTTTAAATATTTAGAAACCAGAGCTTGTATATCTAAAGAATCCTCAACAACTAAAATATTCAGATCTTTCAGCGTAGGTTGCAATTTTTTAGCTTGGTAGGTGCTCTGGTGTATGATGATTGTGTTTTGTTCAGTTTCGCCGGGAACTATTGAGATCTCAAAAGTGCTACCTTTTCCAGGTTCGCTATGCAGCAAGGTCAAATCACCTCCAAGGAACTGTGCTAATTTTTTAGAGAGTACAAGTCCTAGTCCCGTTCCGCCATACTTTCTCGTGGTAGAGGTATCTGCCTGACTGAAGGGTTTGAAAAGTTTTTCTTTTTGATCATCAGTAATACCGATTCCTGTATCTTGAACTTGGAAAATAATTTTTGGTCTTCTAGAGTTTTCAATTTCTTCACACCGAACACTCACTTTGATGTGTCCGCTGTTAGTGAATTTAATCGCATTTCCAATCACATTATAAAGAATTTGTCTCAATCGCAATTGATCAGTTTTGATAATGTTTGGAACAGACGTATTGGCAGAGATTAGTAGGTCCAATCCTTTTTCTTTGGCCTTGATTGACATGCTGTCAGCCATATCGTTAAGAAACTTAATGGTTTCGGTTTCTTTGATTTCAAGATCAAGTTTATTGGCTTCAATTTTTGAAAGGTCAAGAATATCGTTCACAAGTTCTGTGAGTAAATCTGAATTCTTTTTAATTCGAAGGAGTGCATTTTGACGTTCGCTTTCATTTTGTGCGGAATCTATAGCAAGGTCCGTAAATCCAGCGATAATTCCTAGTGGAGTTCTAATCTCATGGCTCATGTTTGCTAAGAATTGAGTTTTTGCTTTGTTGGCATTTTCGATTGCTTCTTCAGCCTTTTTTCTTTCACTCATATCGAACGCGAATGCCATGCCTGAATAATGGCCGTCTTCGGTTTCATAGCTAACGGCACCAATCATAGTTGGACGTCTTGCGCCATCTTTACTGATGTATTCTTTTTCACATTGAAAATTAAAAGGAGAGTATCTTAGTTGGTTTAAAGCTATGTAACTGTCTTTTTGATACTCAGGAGCAATATGCTGGAACAAATCCAATCCCTTGCGCTCAAACTCTTCTCTAGAAATTCCAATGATATTTAAGAAAGCGTCATTGCTTTCAGTTACTTTTCCATCAAGTTCAAAGAACACCACGCCAATCATATTGGCATCCACGAATTTTCTAAACTTGGACTCGCTGATTCTCAGATCTTCTAAAGCCATTTTGTAATCATGAATGTCTGTGCAAGTGCCGAACCATTTAACGATTTCGTCTCGTGAGTTACGGAGAGGTTTTGCGCTGACCAATTGCCATCGGAACTCACTCGAAGTAGTACGAACTCGATATTCGATAGAATATTCGTCACCGGTTTTTAAGGCATTGATCCATGCAATCTTTGCGGCCTCCACATCATCAGGATGAATGGCATTGGTCCACCCCCAGCCCATGGATTCTTCGGAGTTCATTCCTGTGACTTCACGCCATCTTGGATTTGAATAAACATAACCTCCATCAGCAGTAGTAATCCAAACCATTTGCGGAATATTTTCAGATAAGAGTCGGAATTGATTTTCACTTTCTTTGAGGGACTCTGTGAGCTGATGTCTCTTTTGTACTTCTTTTCTAAAGAAATGAAATGCTAAAGCGATAACGAAAATATCCAAGATTGTAAGTAGGTAGAGTGACCAAATTAAAAATCGGAATTGCTCTTGAGCAACCTCTTTCCTATGATCTAAATTGTATTGTTCGTTTCTAACCAAATTCGAAGCGA contains these protein-coding regions:
- a CDS encoding beta-ketoacyl-ACP synthase III, whose translation is MNTRIVSFGHYVPPKVVTNKDLEKMMETSDEWIQQRSGIKERRWVEKGVDTTLSMATKACEEALKKANLKADDIDAIIFGALLSDYVFPGTGCLLQQSLGFKNNIPALDIRNQCSAFLYSLSIANAWIKSGMYKRVLIVGSEIHSNRLDKSPTGRDVGVLFGDGAGACIVEATKENTGVIDIHIASQGAGAGILCIKEPASNIDLKEITDFSGKEFYPHMEGKVVFKNAIERMTQSMTELLHKNNLKTEDVDFVIAHQANMRINAMVLEQLKIPWEKTHHTLDRYGNTTAATIPLTMNEAIEQGKIKRGDTVALVAFGAGFTWGSAILKY
- the erpA gene encoding iron-sulfur cluster insertion protein ErpA, translated to MIHISETAAKQISHLKSQETSPEATLRVQIIGGGCSGLSYKLKFDKEIQAGDKVFEEHGVKVVIDSKSYLYLLGTTLDYEGGLNGKGFSFSNPNAKKSCGCGSSFAV
- a CDS encoding cysteine desulfurase family protein gives rise to the protein MIPKPAARKPIYLDYNSTTPMEERVFEAMKPYFLEKFGNASSKTHSYGWDGDLGVETARKQIATAINCLPKEIFFTSGATESNNLAINGVISCLRENDFGGEPIHIISTTTEHKAVIDVLKHAEKYNKNIEVTYLKCDLYGKISLDQIKAELKPHTALVSIIFGNNEIGTLNPIQEIGTFLTGQGITFHTDAAQAFGQVAIDVQKMNIDLMSISGHKIYGPKGVGSLFVRQMPKRVRLSPITFGGGQEKGLRPGTLNVPAIVGLGKAAEIATQELKINNEKIQKIRDEMILELLKIPFAQLNGHPVNRLPNNISLTLEGISNSQLLMDLKTLALSTGSACTTGSTEPSHVLKALGLSDERCMSTIRIGIGRSTTAEEAQYTVRKIREVSTNLKDRTYYKS
- the queF gene encoding preQ(1) synthase, which codes for MEKKYGTIAIENNTLESFDNRTMDRRYKIEFTCPEFTCLCPRSGFPDFATIYISYVPDKKCVELKSLKLYINSFRNENVFHEDVTNNIMSDMVKLLDPWEIKVVGDFTVRGNIHTVVTAYHSKEENRDKKILSY
- a CDS encoding PAS domain S-box protein yields the protein MKKTNFTISDSFIKNIKFAFVLVTFILMVNIPIFQNNINSLQKNELSVRKTYDFIQHIEHLLSLTKDVETNQRGYIISKKEEYLKSYNNAKDEILISLEKLKDLSRERSYIQQDLEYLASMIKEKVTKLDSKIDSSKVEAATSITPPVTATSKDLGKEEMDEIRVLASNLVRNEQYNLDHRKEVAQEQFRFLIWSLYLLTILDIFVIALAFHFFRKEVQKRHQLTESLKESENQFRLLSENIPQMVWITTADGGYVYSNPRWREVTGMNSEESMGWGWTNAIHPDDVEAAKIAWINALKTGDEYSIEYRVRTTSSEFRWQLVSAKPLRNSRDEIVKWFGTCTDIHDYKMALEDLRISESKFRKFVDANMIGVVFFELDGKVTESNDAFLNIIGISREEFERKGLDLFQHIAPEYQKDSYIALNQLRYSPFNFQCEKEYISKDGARRPTMIGAVSYETEDGHYSGMAFAFDMSERKKAEEAIENANKAKTQFLANMSHEIRTPLGIIAGFTDLAIDSAQNESERQNALLRIKKNSDLLTELVNDILDLSKIEANKLDLEIKETETIKFLNDMADSMSIKAKEKGLDLLISANTSVPNIIKTDQLRLRQILYNVIGNAIKFTNSGHIKVSVRCEEIENSRRPKIIFQVQDTGIGITDDQKEKLFKPFSQADTSTTRKYGGTGLGLVLSKKLAQFLGGDLTLLHSEPGKGSTFEISIVPGETEQNTIIIHQSTYQAKKLQPTLKDLNILVVEDSLDIQALVSKYLKYAEANIEIANNGKEGLEKALHGNFDLVLMDISMPELDGFEATQKLRESGFKKPIIAMSAHAMKEEKERAVKNGFNDYITKPMNKTQLIEKISFYSKNLQFSN